One genomic window of Paenibacillus xylanilyticus includes the following:
- the tpx gene encoding thiol peroxidase — translation MAQERTGAATFKGNPITLIGPELKVGDQAPDFTLSKNLLEDASLKDFAGKIKLISVVPSLDTGVCDAQTRRFNVEAGDLGDNVVVLTVSVDLPFAQERWCGAAGVDRVVTLSDYKTRSFGENYGVLIKEFQLDMRSIFVVDTEDRITYVEYLPEMTESPNFEQAIAAVKALL, via the coding sequence ATGGCACAAGAACGCACAGGCGCAGCCACATTCAAAGGCAACCCTATTACATTGATCGGACCCGAATTGAAAGTGGGCGATCAAGCTCCCGATTTTACATTGAGCAAAAATCTGCTTGAAGATGCATCCCTGAAAGACTTCGCAGGCAAAATCAAACTAATCAGCGTCGTTCCTTCACTGGATACTGGAGTATGCGATGCCCAAACTCGCCGCTTCAACGTTGAAGCCGGAGACCTTGGCGACAATGTTGTCGTTTTGACGGTAAGCGTTGACCTTCCATTTGCACAGGAACGCTGGTGCGGAGCTGCCGGTGTAGACCGCGTTGTAACATTGTCCGATTACAAAACACGCTCTTTCGGCGAAAACTACGGTGTTCTGATCAAGGAATTCCAATTGGACATGCGTTCCATCTTCGTAGTGGATACCGAAGACCGGATTACATATGTGGAATATCTGCCTGAGATGACAGAATCCCCTAACTTCGAGCAAGCCATCGCCGCAGTAAAAGCTTTGCTGTAA
- a CDS encoding YesL family protein, with amino-acid sequence MEFKGAMGGIYRLTEWITRLAATNLLWAICSSPFLFFLIMKLLVMQQNLANESLQMNWAIAIVAPLTLFPATSALFTVVRKWNMGDTDVPIFRTFFVGYKENYKQSLIGGIFYTVLFAIMYLDYTVYMTQFRNMQLVGIIMLVLLLLLFVSLFNFFSMVVHYHMSIGLIIKNAVLLTLIRPFRVFSTLLGSGLLFYIGFRYPVLFVFFIISIIAWFAFFNFYATFMKMQEQMEKMQQKKEEEEAAQNDDGVDKIGDLEASDVKNENLQK; translated from the coding sequence TTGGAATTTAAAGGAGCTATGGGTGGGATCTATCGGCTTACAGAGTGGATTACGAGACTGGCCGCAACCAATCTGTTGTGGGCTATTTGTTCGTCTCCGTTCTTGTTTTTCTTGATTATGAAACTGCTCGTTATGCAGCAGAACCTCGCAAATGAATCATTGCAAATGAACTGGGCTATAGCTATTGTGGCACCGCTTACACTATTTCCGGCAACATCGGCCCTGTTTACGGTCGTTCGTAAATGGAATATGGGTGACACGGATGTGCCGATCTTCCGTACATTCTTTGTAGGCTACAAAGAGAACTACAAACAAAGCTTAATCGGAGGTATATTTTATACGGTGCTGTTTGCCATCATGTATCTGGATTACACGGTATACATGACACAGTTCCGCAATATGCAGCTAGTGGGAATTATCATGCTTGTGCTGCTGTTGCTATTGTTTGTATCCTTGTTTAACTTTTTTTCGATGGTTGTACACTATCATATGTCAATCGGACTCATTATTAAGAATGCAGTACTCTTGACTCTGATCAGACCGTTTCGTGTGTTCTCCACATTGCTCGGAAGCGGACTATTGTTTTACATTGGATTCCGGTATCCGGTATTGTTTGTCTTCTTTATTATCAGTATCATTGCCTGGTTTGCATTCTTTAACTTCTACGCAACCTTCATGAAAATGCAGGAGCAGATGGAGAAAATGCAGCAGAAGAAGGAAGAGGAAGAAGCGGCGCAAAATGATGATGGAGTAGATAAAATCGGTGATCTTGAAGCCTCTGACGTGAAAAACGAAAATCTGCAAAAATAA
- a CDS encoding rhomboid family intramembrane serine protease — protein sequence MIFIRYENWRSYLKFFPLTSILLVANVVMFIILAANGGSTNTMTLLRFGALTNHELFSGEWWRYFSSIFLHAGFSHLLFNSFALVVFAPPMERLLGSVRYGLLYLGSGVLGNVLALAWYNSAGETTISVGASGAIYGIYGAFLYVALFQRTMMDEASRKTLYTLLAFGIIFSFAMSGINWMAHLGGLLGGFFIYGLLIRLWRPRKFRKQ from the coding sequence ATGATATTTATTCGGTATGAAAATTGGAGAAGTTATTTGAAATTTTTCCCGCTGACGTCAATTTTGTTGGTTGCCAATGTCGTGATGTTTATAATACTTGCTGCCAATGGTGGATCGACGAATACGATGACATTGCTGAGATTTGGTGCTTTGACGAACCACGAGCTTTTCTCGGGAGAATGGTGGAGATATTTTTCGTCCATTTTTCTTCATGCGGGTTTTAGTCATCTGCTGTTTAACAGCTTTGCGCTGGTTGTATTCGCACCTCCGATGGAGCGCTTGCTCGGATCGGTAAGATATGGCTTATTATATCTGGGCAGCGGGGTTTTGGGTAACGTTTTGGCGCTTGCCTGGTATAACTCTGCAGGAGAAACAACCATCTCTGTAGGTGCATCAGGAGCCATTTACGGGATTTATGGTGCGTTTCTGTATGTTGCTCTGTTCCAGCGGACGATGATGGATGAAGCATCACGCAAAACGTTGTATACACTGCTTGCATTCGGTATTATTTTCTCATTTGCCATGTCGGGCATCAACTGGATGGCTCATTTGGGTGGATTGTTGGGTGGATTCTTTATTTACGGACTTCTTATCCGATTGTGGCGGCCGAGGAA
- a CDS encoding DUF1499 domain-containing protein produces the protein MTLKRTLVGIIRSMEGTSDRAKDPKLKTRYYNLSKERAWEEVSSTLKKIPGYKVLHEVPSVGEIILEKRTTFGRTMDITVSVISVSPVRSAVDMYSASRGSLGDLGSNYRTIMNLFSVLDKKLAKYKAND, from the coding sequence TTGACCTTAAAGAGAACGCTCGTCGGTATCATCCGCAGTATGGAGGGGACCAGCGATCGAGCCAAGGATCCCAAATTAAAAACACGGTATTATAATTTATCCAAAGAAAGAGCCTGGGAAGAGGTTTCTTCAACATTGAAAAAGATTCCGGGTTATAAGGTGCTTCACGAGGTTCCTTCGGTCGGAGAGATTATTCTGGAGAAACGCACGACGTTTGGGCGGACCATGGATATTACGGTTTCAGTTATTTCGGTAAGTCCGGTTCGAAGTGCAGTAGATATGTATTCAGCTTCACGTGGTTCGCTTGGAGATCTGGGTTCCAATTATCGAACGATCATGAATCTGTTTTCTGTGCTCGATAAGAAGCTCGCCAAATATAAGGCAAACGATTGA